The Candidatus Paceibacterota bacterium genomic sequence ATTTGCCCGCTGCGCAAGGATAAGCTGGTGCTGATTTGCCACCCGCAACACCCGCTGGCCAAAAACAAGAGCACCCGGCTCAAAGCCATCAGCGGACAGAAGTTCATCAGCTTCGAACCGGACATCCCCACCCGCAAGGCGCTGGACAAGATTCTCCGGGAGCATTCCGTGCAAGTTCAGAACGTGATGGAGTTCGACAACATCGAGACGGTCAAGCGCGCCGTGGAGATTGACGCGGGCGTCGCCATCGTGCCCCAAGGAACCGTCACGCTGGAAATCAGCAAGGGAACCCTGGTCCAGGTGGATCTTGAAGACGGGGAGTTCTATCGCCCGCTGGCCGCCCTCTACAAGAAGAACAAAGTCCTCTCGCCGGCGATGAAGCAGTTCCTCGCGGTGCTGAAGGAAGAGAAGTAAGTCAGCCGGGCTCGGCTGCGGCTCACTTCAGGTTCGCAGGGTTGAGCGGCTTCAGGTCCTTCGGGACGAACAGCCCATCCTTGCGAATCAGTTCGCCGTCGAACCAGACCTCGCCCCCACCCCAGTCCGGCCGCTGGATCAGCACCATGTCCCAGTGCACGGCTGAGCGGTTCCCGTTGTCGCATTCATCGTACGCCTGGCCCGGCGTCAAATGCAGCGAGCCCGCGATCTTCTCATCAAAAAGAATGTCGCACATCGGGTTTAGGATATATGGATTGAAGCCCAGCGAGAACTCGCCCGTGTAGCGGGCACCCGGATCGGTGTCCAGAATGTCGTTCAGCCGCCGCGAGTTGTTGGCGATAGCCTTGACGATCCGCCCCTCCTTGAATTCCAGGCACACATTCTCAAACTTCGTGCCGGCGTAAAGGGTCGGCGTATTAAACTGAATGCGGCCATTGACCGAGTCTTTAACCGGGCAGGAAAACACTTCACCATCGGGGATATTCCGGTCGCCCTTGCACATCTTGGCGCCGATCCCCTTGATGCTGAAGGCGAGGTCCGTGCCCGGGCTCTTGATCTGGACACGGTCAGCGCGTTTCATGCGGCGCTCCAGCGGGGCCATTGCCCGGGCCATCTTGGCGTAGTCCAGCGTGCAGACATCGAAGTAGAGGTCCTCGAAAGCCTCGGTGCTCATGCTTGCGGCCTGCGCCATGCTGGGCGTAGGCCAGCGCAGCACGCACCAGCGGGTCTTGCTCACGCGGTAGTTGAGCACGGGACGCGTAATGCGGGAGTAAAGCGCCAGCCGTTCGCTGGCCACGTCGGCGTTCTCGGCGGCATTGCCGCTGCCGCGAACCGCGATATAGGCCTGCATCTTCTTCATCCGGAACAGCTCCAGGTCGCGCACCAGGTGGGCGTGGCGGGGTTGGATGGCGCGCAGGATTTCCCGGTTGATGCGGGTGTGACGGATCTCAATCACCGGCATGGCGCCGGCGGCCCGCACCGCCCGCATCAGCTCGATTGAGAACTCATCGGGCACATCAATCATATCCAACAGGATGCGGTCCCCCTTTTTCAAGGCCGTGGAGTATTCGACCAGCAACTTCGCCAGCTTCCGGTAACGTGGGTCAGCCATAAGTATTACTCACAAAAGAGCACATGCTGGCCAAGGAGTCGAGACGGCATTCTCAACCGGCCGGGGAATGGTTGGCCCGACGCTGCTCAATCCGGCGGTAAGCGCGCTCGCGCCTCTGAATCTCGCTCCGCAACAAGTCCTCGGCCGACCAACCTCGTTCCTGCGCGAATTGCGCCAAGACAAAAAGTTCTTCAGCCAACTCACTCTTGGTGCGGACGGGCTTCGCAGC encodes the following:
- a CDS encoding aminopeptidase; translated protein: MADPRYRKLAKLLVEYSTALKKGDRILLDMIDVPDEFSIELMRAVRAAGAMPVIEIRHTRINREILRAIQPRHAHLVRDLELFRMKKMQAYIAVRGSGNAAENADVASERLALYSRITRPVLNYRVSKTRWCVLRWPTPSMAQAASMSTEAFEDLYFDVCTLDYAKMARAMAPLERRMKRADRVQIKSPGTDLAFSIKGIGAKMCKGDRNIPDGEVFSCPVKDSVNGRIQFNTPTLYAGTKFENVCLEFKEGRIVKAIANNSRRLNDILDTDPGARYTGEFSLGFNPYILNPMCDILFDEKIAGSLHLTPGQAYDECDNGNRSAVHWDMVLIQRPDWGGGEVWFDGELIRKDGLFVPKDLKPLNPANLK